CCCGGTCGCCAAGGGTGGAGCTGTAGCCATCCCCGGAGGGTTTGGGACCGGAAAGACGATCACTTCCCACCAGCTTGCTGCATGGTCCGATGCAGAAGTCATCGTATACATCGGATGCGGGGAGAGGGGTAATGAGATGACCGAGGTTCTTTTGACCTTCCCCGAGTGGAAGGATCCGAAGAGCGGAAGGCCCCTGATGGAGCGGACTGTGCTTATAGCCAACACAAGCAATATGCCCGTCTCAGCGAGAGAAGCTAGCGTCTACACCGGAATTACAATCGCAGAGTACTTCAGGGACATGGGCTACAACGTGGCCATAATGGCTGACTCCACAAGCAGGTGGGCGGAGGCGCTCAGGGAGATCTCCGGCAGGCTCGAAGAGATGCCTGCCGAGGAAGGGTATCCCTCCTATCTCTCCTCTAGGCTTGGCGAGTTCTATGAAAGGGCAGGGAGGGTAAAGACGATGGGGGGCGGGGTAGGGTCGGTGACGCTCATAGGCGCAGTATCTCCCCCTGGGGGCGACTTCTCCGAACCCGTAACTGTTCACACAAAGCGCTTCGTAAGATGCTTCTGGGCACTCGACAGCGCACTGGCAAGCATGCGCCACTACCCTGCGATCAACTGGCTCACCAGCTATTCTGAATACACCGACTATGTGGAGAGCTGGTGGAACAGACTGACCTCTAACCGATGGAGATCGCAGAGGCTGAAGGCAATGGAGATCCTCAAGCGTGAGGATGAGCTGAAGGAAGTGATCAGGCTTGTTGGATCGGAAGCCCTTCCAGAGTCAGAGAAGCTCGTCTTGGAGACCGCAAGGCTATTGAGGGAGGGCTTCTTGCAGCAAAACGCATACGATCCAATCGACACTTACTCATCACCTGAAAAGCAGTTCATGCTGCTCGACGCAATACTAAACTTCCACGATGCCGCAGGCGCTGCAATCTCAAAAGGCGTACCTGCCTCAAAGTTAGTCTCTATGCCACAGCTTGCCGATCTCGCAAAGCTCAGGATGTCCGTTGAGAATGAACGCATCAATGAGATCCAGAAGTTCTCAGAGTCGCTTTCTTACGAGATCAAGAAACTCATGGAGGTTAAGTTCTGATGACTGTACAGATGGAGTTCCGAGGGGTCACGAAGATCAGCGGACCCCTTGTCTTTGTAGAGGGTGTGTCTGATGTAGGTTATAATGAACTCGTCGAGATTAAGACCAGCGACGGGGAGATGAGAAGGGGAAAAGTGCTCGAAGTATCGAAAGGAATGGCTGTTGTAGAGGTCTTCGAGGGGACAACCGGGCTGTCCACTACTGATACCTCGATAAAATTCCTTGGCAAGCCCCTCATGCTGCCTGTCTCGGATGACATGCTCGGAAGGGTCTTTAATGGCACAGGTGAACCCATAGACGGCGGCCCGACACCTTTCACCGAGGACTACCGTGACGTGAACGGGTTGCCTATGAACCCGTACTCTAGGGATTACCCTAACGAGTTCATTCAGACCGGCATCTCGGCTATAGATGGAATGGATACCCTCGTGAGGGGCCAGAAACTTCCGCTTTTTTCAGGTTCGGGGTTGCCCCACAACCTGATTGCGACTCAGGTCGCTAGGCAGGCAACAATCCCGGGTGAGGAGACCAGCTTCGCCGTCATATTTGTTGCCATGGGTATCAAGCACGACGAGGCAGCCTTCTTCAAAAGGAGTTTTGAGGAGTCTGGTGCGCTGAAGAACTCTTCGCTATTCCTGAACTTGGCTGATGATCCCCCTGTAGAGAGGCTTGTTACCCCCCGCTGTGCGCTGACCTTAGCGGAATACCTTGCGTTTGAGAGGGACATGCATGTTCTTGTTATCCTCACTGACATGACGAACTATGCCGAGGCACTGAGGGAGACTAGTGCGGCAAGGGAGGAGGTCCCGAGCAGGAAGGGTTACCCTGGTTACATGTACAGCGACTTTGCCTCGATCTACGAACGCGCCGGTCGTATAAAGGGCAAGAAAGGCAGCATCACCCAAATGCCTGTACTTACCATGCCAAATGATGACATCACCCACCCGATCCCAGACCTGACCGGGTACATCACTGAGGGGCAGATCGTGATCGACAGGGACTTGCACCGTAGAGGCGTTTACCCTCCCATAAATATACTCCCGAGCCTTTCAAGGCTAATGAAGGACGGAATAGGGAAGGGAAAGACGAGAGAGGATCACGGACCAGTGGCTAGCCAGCTATACTCTGCGTATGCCAGGTCCCAAGAACTCAGGCAGCTCAGTGCCATCATCGGTGAGGAGGGCCTTACGGAGAAGGACAGGGCATATCTGAGATTTGGAGACGCATTCGAGCAGCGCTTCCTTAGTCAGAAGTTTGATGAGAACCGGAGCTTAGAGGTCACGCTGTCTCTGGCCTGGGAAATGCTGTCCCTGCTCCCCGAGTCCGAGCTGACTAGGATCTCAGACAAATTCGTCAAGAAGTACTACAGGCCGAAGTGAGGTCTGGGTCTTGTCCCTTAGGGTAGCACCTTCAAAGATGAACCTGATCAGGTTCAAGCGTACGCTCTCTTTTCTTAGTAGGGCGCACGATCTTTTGGAGGAGAAGCGGGACATACTCTTACTCGAGGTCAACCGGCGCATCAGCGAGGCCACAAAGCTCAGGGGAGACCTCGACAGAACCCTGAGGGAGGCTTATACGGTACTTGACGAGGCTACTGCAGTCGTAGGGTCAAAGGAAATAGAATCAGCAGCTAAGTTCCCTTCAACAACTTTCGAACTGGCCACATCTAAGAAAAAAGTGATGGGCGTATCGGTCCTCTCCCTGAATTTGGAGAATTTGAGACGATCGACAACCTATGCCCTCGACAGGCCGACAGTGCTGATAGACGAAGCCGCTGAAAAATTCAAGCTGGCGCTCGAACTTGTGGTGAGGGTGGCTGAGCTGGAAAATACGCTAATCAACTTGGTTGAAGAAGTGAAGAAGACCCAGAGAAGAATAAACGCACTTGAACAGTTCCTGATACCTAGATACTCAGCTACGGTAGCTATGATATCGAACATCCTCGAAGAGAGGGACAGGGAAGAGTTCGTTAGAGTTAAGAAAGTGAAGCGCATTCTTGAAAGACGGGCGGAGGTCCATGAAAATGTATGAGAAAATCCTTAGAGAAGTAGATCTCGCATATGAAAAGAAATTGAGCGAATTCAAGGCTTTGGCACAATCATATCGTGAAGAAATAACCTCAAAAATAAATTTAAGGAAGAACGAGATTAATAAGGAGACTGAAACCAAATCGGAGGTAGTCCCTTGAAAATTGACTTTGCGGAATCAATACCGCCCCGGCGATTATTCATAGTTTTGGCCACTCTGATGCCACTATTGCTTTTAACGCTTGGGTTGAGCATCGTTTCTGCGACCGTACCAGCAGAAGCCTTGACACAACCAGCTCAAACTGGGGACGCTTCAATGATAACCCTCTCCATAGCCCTTGCAATAAGCCTTCCTGCTTTGGCTGCTGGATATGCGCTTGCGAAGAGCGGGTCGGCAGCAATCTCATCACTGGTCGAAAAGCCAGAGACGTTCTTCAAAGCCTTCCTTGTCGTGACCCTGTGTGAGGCAATAGCCATCTACGGCTTAATCATTGCAATCCTGTTGTGGCTTAGGATCTGATAGCCGGGATTCGGGTGCGTCTTGATGCTACGCCCAGTCAGNNNNNNNNNNNNNNNNNNNNNNNNNNNNNNNNNNNNNNNNNNNNNNNNNNNNNNNNNNNNNNNNNNNNNNNNNNNNNNNNNNNNNNNNNNNNNNNNNNNAATCCATGAGCTAGACGGCGTAGTGAAGAAAGAGGAAAGCTTTTCCGAGAGTCTCCTACTGTGGAAGAGCATAGCTTCCGGCACATTGGGAGCCAATTCTTTGGAAATGCTCTCTCAGCTCAAGGAGTTCAGGTTTATTTTTGCCCGCTCAGAAAAATCTTCAGTATCCGATCTTAGGGCAGTGTTGCCGGAAAAATGTGTGGTTGTCGAGGCGGCTAGAGAACCTGTTGTTGCATTAGTGGTCTATCTGCAATCCCAGGAGAACCTTTTGATGCCACAGCTCGAATCGGCGGGGTTCCGGCCAATTTCGCTCCCTGAAGGGTTCCAAGGAAGCCTTTCGCATTTCTCAACCAAGCTCGAGGCATTGGAGTCAGAGCTTGAGAAAATAAGAAAAACGAAGGCCGAGACGATCTCTCTCCTTGAAAGCAATTTTGGAAGGCTCCTCTATTTGGAGCAATCTGTAAGTGATGCAAGTTGCATCCTATCTGTAAAGGGAAAGTCCTCTTACAGCAAAAATTGGGCGGTGCTAGAAGGCTACGTGCCAAAGGATCACGTTCAAGAGCTGACAAATTCTGTCCAGCAAACCCTGAATTGTCGCGTAGTGTCCTTTGTCAAGGACGAAACGTCCGCCTCCGTCCCTGTTTCTTTCAAATACCCGCGTTTTTTCAAGATCTTTGATTCGATAACAAATCTTTATGGTTCCCCCTCCTACAATGAGGTCAACCCCACGCCAATTATGGCCCTGAGCTTTCCGATTTTGTTCGGGCTGATGTTCGGGGATCTTGGTCATGGGATTTCACTAGCTTTGCTTGGCCTCATATTCTACAAATTCTTTGGTTCCATGAAGAAGATAGGCGTTGTATTGATCATTACTGGTTTGGCAGGGGCAATAATTGGTGCCTTCCTTTATGGTGAATTCTTTGGACAATCTCTCCACCATTTGGTAGGCTACGAACCGCCCCTCCACCCGTCGGAAGATCTTATGACGATGCTGAAGATTTCCCTGTTCGTCGGCGTGGTGCACATCTCTCTAGGACTCTTCCTCTCGTTCACCAACAGCCTCATCCAGAGGAAATATCCGACAGCTTTCCTAGTCAACTTGCCGAAGCTCGGCCTCTACATCGGCTTCATATATGTCATATTTGCTTTCGGGCTGAATCTAATGGAATGGTTCTCCGGTCCAATCTACTATATATTGGGTCCCATACTCTTCCTTTTCCTGGCAGAACCATTTTATGAGATATCAAAGCATGGCAAAAAGGGCGCCGGAAAGCTCGGTGAGATGTTCTTTGAGATATTCGAGACAATGATAAGCTTTATATCAAATACTGTTTCCTACCTGCGAATCTTCGCGATGGTAGTCGCGCATATAATGCTGACAACCGTCTTCTACAGCCTGGCTGAGATCACCTCGGGGGGCAGTCTTGGGATAGTCCTTTCGCCGCTTCTTATTGTTGTAGGGAATGTGTTTGTTGTTTTGCTGGAGGGGATCTTAGTTCTGGCCCAGGACCTGAGGCTCCACTTCTATGAGTGGTTCAGCAAGTTCTACAGCGATGGGGGAGTGCGCTTCCGACCATTCAGGTTGGCTGTTGGAGTACCAATCCAGGTCAGTAAATAAACTCTTGGACTGACCTTTTGGGATCCATTCCCCTTTCGATAATATTGGCGAGCCTTGTCAGATTCTTCGTCTCCCTCAACTTAAGCTCAAGGTAGGAAAACACAGCCGCAAGGTTTGAATAATTACGGTAATATGCCCTCTCTGCGTTTTTGCTAAGTTTCTCTTCATACATCTTTTCGACGTCTCTCGCCCCAGTCCCTTTAGAGGACAGCACGTTCAACAGGAAAGCGGCTGCCTTTTCTATATCACCCTGCTTTGCTGCCTCATTAAGTTTCTCCCCAGGGATGCTTCCCAACTGATATATTAGCAATTCACTGATTACCCCTGGCGGAACCCCGTTCTTGATGCCTCGTATGATAGTTATTGAATTAAAGTAATCAACTTTTGTTTTCATGAAATCAATCAGCCCTGATCGGGCCTCTCTACCCAATTTACCGACATCCTCGAAGAGGTCAAGTATCCTCTGCTTCGCGAAGACCACGTCTATAAGGCCGGGGATCCTGTGCCTCATGAAGATGCTTGATGACATCTCAACCTCCCTGCCGAAACCTTCTGCCTTGAGCCTGAGCAAGAGATCCTCCTTCTGTTTATCAGGCAAATCTTCGGCTAGAGTAGACTTCAAGATCTCCGCTTTTTCGGCATCGGTGACTTCCCTTTTGAAGAAGCCGAAAGCCTTCGCGAGCTTATCTGATGTTTTTATGAACTCATTAACTTCAGCGAGGTATGCGCTGTAGAGTGCACCTTCAAGTGCTTTCGAACTTATTGCGGGGGATTCAAGGTTGGGCAACCGCTCTCTGATCTTATTTGCAAACTCCTTCAGATCCTTGGAGTACGATAGCTCTAAAAACTGCTCTCTTGTCAAGAGCCTGCCTTTTCTTGCTGACGCTTTTACAACCGTGTAAACGGGGTCGCTCATTTTCAGCTCTCCGTGGCTTATGGATTCAGATCCTTAAGTACTGCTTCTACAACTTCATCAACGCAGGCCTTCTTCTTCTCCTCTGCTCTCTTTCTGAGCTGAGCTGAAGATCCCTCGCTATCCTTCCTGATCTTCTCTGTGACTTTTTTGGCCTCGGAAATCTTCTTTGAAAATACTTCTTCCCCAACCTCCTTAGCCTTCTGCTCAGACTCCAGCTCCAGTCTCTTTGCCTCCTCCTCAGCCCTCCTCACAAGCTCGTCTGCTCTCACTCTGGTCTCGCTCTCTATCTCCTCTGCAACAACCTCTGCTTTTTTTAATCCTGTCAGAACCCTTTCCATCACCCTTTCCTCCCAGAAACGATATACCCTGTGTGACCAACCATTATCATATCGGGCCTCGTCTCATTTGCCTTGACCTTGTATGTACGCATNNNNNNNNNNNNNACCTTCACCGCCAAAAAACCTTTACTACGCATTTCTTCGACGGTCTTCTCCACCTGGTTTATCGTAGGGCTGAAGCTAACCAGCCTTCCTCCCGCTCTTAGGGCATCACGCGCCAAGCCCACTACCTGCCATGGTGTTGCCATATCCAATACAACTGCATCGACGTCTCTTTCATCTATGCCTTCATTGATGTCCTTCAGTTTCATTTCTACATTCCGGATCAGCCCCATTCTTTCAAGGTTCCTTCTCGCAATCCTTTGGAATTCCTCCCTCAGCTCATAGGTGTAAACCATGCCATCGGGCTGAACATGCGTGGCCAAGTAACTCGTCAGCGACCCGCTCCCAGTCCCGCACTCGACAATCCTTGACCCAGGTCTTACATTCGCCAAAAGGGTTATCAGCGCAATGTCCTTTGGATATATGATCTGCGTCTTTCTGGAGACCCTCTCGAGGTTGTCCAAGTAGTCCACCGGTATAGCCTTCATGGAGAGTCCCAATGTGGTCTTGAGCTCGGTCCCATACTCTTTCCCAATCAGATCTCCCAAGTCGACTATCCCTTTGTGGGTGTGGAATTTCTTGCCGCTTTCTACCGTAACAATCCAACTCTTCTTTTCATTGACGTAAAGCAGTATCTCCTGCCCTTCTCTTATTGTCATGCTGAACCATCCTTCAACCCACTTCAATCTAAACGCATCTTCATATTAATGTTATGAGATCGTACCTTTCACAATCCTTGAAATTCAAAGCTTAAGGCCGGCATTTAGTAATTTTTAGCATGTTTTTTATAGTATTTACGTCATACTTTGATACAACAGGTGTGTTTTTTGACGGCGCGCGTTAAGATCAAGGTTACGGGTGTCGTGCAAGGCGTCGGCTATAGGTACTACACATATCGCATAGCTAGGGGTCTTGCTCTGAAAGGATATGTCAGGAACCAGAAGGATGGGAGCGTAGAGGTGTTGGCTGAAGGCGAAAAAGACAAGCTGATGGATCTCATTTCCGAGCTCAGGATAGGGCCGCCCAGCTCCAGGGTAGACAACCTGTCTGTTGAGTGGCAGGAGAGCAAGAACGAATTCTCTGACTTCAGGATACTGAAGTAATTTTCCCATTTTTCAGCCTATTCAGCGGGAGCCTCCTTCGGATAAGGGTGGATTTCGCATCCATGGACCGTGCCTTCCAATTATATGTCCAGAGACGGATCGAATTTATGTCTCTTGTAAATCATTGACGATGTAACCCTGACCACCCCCTTAATCTTGTAGAGGCTCTCAGCAAAATTTTGCATCTCGTCAATATTGCTGAAACTTGCATGAACGAAAATGGTCGGGGTGCCCACCTTCTCGTAGACCTTGGTAACCTCTTCGTACGCAGAAATTCTCTCCACAACATA
This region of Candidatus Methanosuratincola sp. genomic DNA includes:
- a CDS encoding V-type ATP synthase subunit D; this translates as MSLRVAPSKMNLIRFKRTLSFLSRAHDLLEEKRDILLLEVNRRISEATKLRGDLDRTLREAYTVLDEATAVVGSKEIESAAKFPSTTFELATSKKKVMGVSVLSLNLENLRRSTTYALDRPTVLIDEAAEKFKLALELVVRVAELENTLINLVEEVKKTQRRINALEQFLIPRYSATVAMISNILEERDREEFVRVKKVKRILERRAEVHENV
- a CDS encoding acylphosphatase; its protein translation is MTARVKIKVTGVVQGVGYRYYTYRIARGLALKGYVRNQKDGSVEVLAEGEKDKLMDLISELRIGPPSSRVDNLSVEWQESKNEFSDFRILK
- a CDS encoding V-type ATPase subunit subunit G family protein, translating into MERVLTGLKKAEVVAEEIESETRVRADELVRRAEEEAKRLELESEQKAKEVGEEVFSKKISEAKKVTEKIRKDSEGSSAQLRKRAEEKKKACVDEVVEAVLKDLNP
- a CDS encoding tRNA (adenine-N1)-methyltransferase, giving the protein MKWVEGWFSMTIREGQEILLYVNEKKSWIVTVESGKKFHTHKGIVDLGDLIGKEYGTELKTTLGLSMKAIPVDYLDNLERVSRKTQIIYPKDIALITLLANVRPGSRIVECGTGSGSLTSYLATHVQPDGMVYTYELREEFQRIARRNLERMGLIRNVEMKLKDINEGIDERDVDAVVLDMATPWQVVGLARDALRAGGRLVSFSPTINQVEKTVEEMRSKGFLAVKV
- a CDS encoding ATP synthase subunit C, which gives rise to MITLSIALAISLPALAAGYALAKSGSAAISSLVEKPETFFKAFLVVTLCEAIAIYGLIIAILLWLRI
- a CDS encoding V-type ATP synthase subunit A — protein: MGIKGKIRKISGPVVVAEDVSGLEMHELVMVGKDELIGEVVRVEGDSATIQVYEDTVGLKPGEKVLGSGMPLAVELGPGLLMGIFDGIQRPLEVIQQLTGDFIKRGIKTPALPREKQWHFVPVLKKGDTVSGGEVMGTVQETPIFEHRCLVPPNVKGKVEYMAKEGDYTVEDTVCRVSGERGKIELKMYHKWPVREPRPYVERLEPSEPLITGQRIIDTFFPVAKGGAVAIPGGFGTGKTITSHQLAAWSDAEVIVYIGCGERGNEMTEVLLTFPEWKDPKSGRPLMERTVLIANTSNMPVSAREASVYTGITIAEYFRDMGYNVAIMADSTSRWAEALREISGRLEEMPAEEGYPSYLSSRLGEFYERAGRVKTMGGGVGSVTLIGAVSPPGGDFSEPVTVHTKRFVRCFWALDSALASMRHYPAINWLTSYSEYTDYVESWWNRLTSNRWRSQRLKAMEILKREDELKEVIRLVGSEALPESEKLVLETARLLREGFLQQNAYDPIDTYSSPEKQFMLLDAILNFHDAAGAAISKGVPASKLVSMPQLADLAKLRMSVENERINEIQKFSESLSYEIKKLMEVKF
- a CDS encoding V-type ATP synthase subunit B, producing MTVQMEFRGVTKISGPLVFVEGVSDVGYNELVEIKTSDGEMRRGKVLEVSKGMAVVEVFEGTTGLSTTDTSIKFLGKPLMLPVSDDMLGRVFNGTGEPIDGGPTPFTEDYRDVNGLPMNPYSRDYPNEFIQTGISAIDGMDTLVRGQKLPLFSGSGLPHNLIATQVARQATIPGEETSFAVIFVAMGIKHDEAAFFKRSFEESGALKNSSLFLNLADDPPVERLVTPRCALTLAEYLAFERDMHVLVILTDMTNYAEALRETSAAREEVPSRKGYPGYMYSDFASIYERAGRIKGKKGSITQMPVLTMPNDDITHPIPDLTGYITEGQIVIDRDLHRRGVYPPINILPSLSRLMKDGIGKGKTREDHGPVASQLYSAYARSQELRQLSAIIGEEGLTEKDRAYLRFGDAFEQRFLSQKFDENRSLEVTLSLAWEMLSLLPESELTRISDKFVKKYYRPK
- a CDS encoding V-type ATPase 116kDa subunit family protein, yielding IHELDGVVKKEESFSESLLLWKSIASGTLGANSLEMLSQLKEFRFIFARSEKSSVSDLRAVLPEKCVVVEAAREPVVALVVYLQSQENLLMPQLESAGFRPISLPEGFQGSLSHFSTKLEALESELEKIRKTKAETISLLESNFGRLLYLEQSVSDASCILSVKGKSSYSKNWAVLEGYVPKDHVQELTNSVQQTLNCRVVSFVKDETSASVPVSFKYPRFFKIFDSITNLYGSPSYNEVNPTPIMALSFPILFGLMFGDLGHGISLALLGLIFYKFFGSMKKIGVVLIITGLAGAIIGAFLYGEFFGQSLHHLVGYEPPLHPSEDLMTMLKISLFVGVVHISLGLFLSFTNSLIQRKYPTAFLVNLPKLGLYIGFIYVIFAFGLNLMEWFSGPIYYILGPILFLFLAEPFYEISKHGKKGAGKLGEMFFEIFETMISFISNTVSYLRIFAMVVAHIMLTTVFYSLAEITSGGSLGIVLSPLLIVVGNVFVVLLEGILVLAQDLRLHFYEWFSKFYSDGGVRFRPFRLAVGVPIQVSK
- a CDS encoding V-type ATPase subunit → MSDPVYTVVKASARKGRLLTREQFLELSYSKDLKEFANKIRERLPNLESPAISSKALEGALYSAYLAEVNEFIKTSDKLAKAFGFFKREVTDAEKAEILKSTLAEDLPDKQKEDLLLRLKAEGFGREVEMSSSIFMRHRIPGLIDVVFAKQRILDLFEDVGKLGREARSGLIDFMKTKVDYFNSITIIRGIKNGVPPGVISELLIYQLGSIPGEKLNEAAKQGDIEKAAAFLLNVLSSKGTGARDVEKMYEEKLSKNAERAYYRNYSNLAAVFSYLELKLRETKNLTRLANIIERGMDPKRSVQEFIY